The following proteins come from a genomic window of Paenibacillus sp. CAA11:
- a CDS encoding ABC transporter ATP-binding protein: MEPILKTNNLTKVYDQHVAVNRINMSIHKGEIYGFLGQNGAGKTTAIRMMLGLVKPTSGEVEMFGERVTKNSFRAFERVGAIIETPGSYKNLTAYENLDIHRRLMGMSAKSSIEEALELVGLLDVRNRKVGKFSLGMKQRLGLARALLHQPDFLILDEPTNGLDPQGIKDIRYLLLDLAKRRDITILVSSHILSEIEQLATRIGIIHQGQLLEELDMEQLRQKNRHFLEVTVSNDQQAAFILQEHLGIADFIITELGKIRIYERMDEAMLINRTLVEHGVDIAELLLNKGNLEEYFLQLTGGNAGV, translated from the coding sequence ATGGAGCCTATTCTAAAGACTAATAATCTAACTAAGGTTTATGATCAGCATGTAGCGGTCAACCGGATCAATATGTCGATCCACAAGGGTGAAATTTATGGTTTTCTCGGACAGAATGGAGCCGGAAAAACAACGGCCATCCGCATGATGCTGGGTCTCGTGAAGCCCACCTCGGGAGAGGTCGAAATGTTCGGAGAGAGAGTCACTAAGAACAGTTTTAGGGCTTTTGAAAGAGTCGGCGCCATCATTGAGACGCCCGGTTCATATAAGAACCTTACAGCTTATGAAAATTTGGATATCCACCGAAGACTGATGGGAATGTCCGCAAAGTCTTCCATTGAAGAGGCGCTAGAGCTTGTAGGTTTGCTGGATGTGCGAAACCGGAAAGTTGGCAAATTCTCACTGGGCATGAAACAGCGGCTTGGACTAGCCCGTGCCCTGCTCCATCAGCCTGACTTCCTGATCCTTGATGAACCCACCAACGGTCTGGACCCTCAGGGGATCAAAGACATTCGGTATCTCCTGCTTGATTTGGCCAAGCGCCGTGATATTACCATTCTAGTATCCAGCCATATTCTTAGTGAGATTGAACAGCTCGCCACCCGAATTGGCATTATACATCAAGGGCAGCTTCTGGAGGAATTGGATATGGAGCAGCTGCGGCAAAAGAACCGGCACTTTTTGGAGGTCACGGTCTCGAATGACCAGCAGGCTGCATTTATTCTACAAGAGCATCTGGGTATAGCGGATTTTATAATCACAGAGCTGGGGAAAATCAGAATTTATGAACGTATGGATGAGGCTATGCTCATTAACCGGACGCTGGTTGAACATGGGGTCGATATCGCGGAGCTGCTGCTCAATAAAGGGAACCTGGAAGAGTATTTCCTCCAGCTTACAGGAGGGAATGCTGGTGTCTAA
- a CDS encoding ABC transporter permease codes for MSNLLYTEITKLRRSPVAAVLSIFILLPLLLQTVISLGIFSNGQNVGWFDIWATHEFLVNLLLAPACFAQIAGFIFAREYQENTVNYIFISPYSRSKIYFTKVLLLGPIILCSLFLSYVLVGIVGLFLTQEQLTGETLSIHAINLLFIAIWHYALCFIALVPAILLKNSYSSVIVGAGGVAASIMTVLTSVPPKYSSLNPYYFPAYMVSQLTAGNAIADEILWRGLITLFVFFALSLSITLYSYTQSDIHSGI; via the coding sequence GTGTCTAATCTTCTCTATACAGAAATCACCAAGCTCAGACGTTCTCCGGTTGCCGCAGTCTTATCTATTTTCATTCTGTTACCGCTGCTCCTGCAGACTGTTATTAGCCTAGGGATCTTCAGCAACGGGCAAAATGTAGGTTGGTTTGACATTTGGGCTACCCATGAATTCCTGGTCAATTTACTGCTGGCACCCGCCTGCTTTGCCCAGATCGCTGGCTTCATCTTTGCGCGTGAATATCAGGAGAACACGGTCAATTATATCTTCATCTCCCCCTACTCAAGATCGAAAATCTACTTCACAAAAGTTCTCTTGTTGGGACCTATCATTCTATGCAGCTTGTTCTTATCCTATGTGCTTGTAGGAATTGTGGGGCTATTCCTGACCCAAGAACAGCTAACCGGTGAGACGCTAAGTATCCATGCAATCAATCTACTTTTTATTGCGATATGGCATTACGCCTTATGCTTTATTGCCCTCGTGCCGGCTATTTTGTTAAAAAACAGCTACTCCAGTGTGATTGTAGGCGCAGGAGGCGTGGCCGCTTCCATCATGACCGTCCTTACAAGCGTGCCACCCAAATACTCTTCACTTAACCCTTATTACTTCCCTGCCTACATGGTTAGTCAATTAACGGCAGGCAACGCGATCGCTGATGAGATCCTATGGAGAGGCTTGATCACCCTGTTCGTTTTTTTTGCACTCAGCCTGTCGATTACCCTTTACAGTTATACACAGTCGGATATTCACAGTGGTATATAG
- a CDS encoding ABC transporter permease: MTTVLYTELLKCRRASILWIIAALIAIPSLISLFLGLGSLFVLNSPPKWSGFLVFSQSLINMLVGPPVFAMLASFLFAREYQEGTVNSIYLYPRHRASFFFGKLGILFLLIATTIIVIFLINLGMGFLFTKAPLTQDLFVGKVLELLKIIGLQFLLLPIAIVAGVLSRQIIAGIIVGIAGVTSSVILMIAATPLKYSVYNPYSFVTFIIDSPLESPLMIRGFGTLLTLSVLCTAISYYYYVSSDVHGAGV; encoded by the coding sequence ATGACAACCGTTCTATATACCGAACTCTTGAAATGCAGACGGGCTTCAATCTTATGGATTATTGCGGCCTTGATTGCCATTCCTTCTCTCATCTCGCTGTTTCTCGGTTTGGGTTCACTGTTTGTGCTAAATTCCCCACCGAAATGGAGCGGATTCTTAGTATTCAGCCAATCCTTAATTAATATGTTAGTGGGACCTCCTGTGTTTGCCATGCTGGCCAGTTTCCTGTTTGCCAGAGAGTACCAAGAAGGAACGGTTAACTCCATTTATTTGTATCCCCGACATCGCGCTTCCTTCTTCTTCGGTAAACTGGGCATTCTGTTCCTGCTAATCGCCACGACCATCATAGTGATCTTCCTCATTAACCTGGGAATGGGCTTCTTATTTACAAAAGCGCCTTTGACCCAAGATTTATTTGTCGGGAAAGTTCTGGAGCTGTTGAAGATTATAGGACTGCAATTTCTTCTGCTTCCGATCGCTATTGTTGCAGGAGTGCTCAGCCGCCAGATCATCGCCGGAATCATCGTAGGAATTGCGGGAGTCACTTCTTCGGTCATTCTGATGATTGCCGCCACGCCGCTGAAATACTCGGTCTATAACCCTTATTCCTTCGTCACTTTTATTATTGATAGCCCGCTGGAAAGCCCGCTTATGATCCGCGGATTTGGAACCTTACTGACCTTGTCCGTCCTATGCACGGCCATTAGCTACTATTATTATGTATCCAGTGATGTGCATGGTGCTGGAGTGTAA
- a CDS encoding gallidermin family lantibiotic, whose product MAKNSMFDLDVQVTSVKEEASAQLAQSRLICTPGSCDGDRCWLTTFKGCPTYGPKCDI is encoded by the coding sequence ATGGCTAAAAACTCCATGTTTGATCTGGATGTTCAAGTAACGTCGGTGAAAGAAGAGGCAAGTGCACAATTGGCTCAGAGCAGATTGATTTGTACTCCTGGTTCTTGTGATGGAGATCGTTGTTGGCTTACTACATTCAAAGGTTGTCCTACTTACGGTCCAAAATGTGATATTTAG
- a CDS encoding lanthionine synthetase C family protein, which translates to MTKVDLIGLEEDALKEKVLSEVIEAAAVLRDREYVRERVLQEAEKTELHSLLGVSWGDLSLSHGLPGLCILFGQLDRMDPDQGYDEIGHQYMLDMKAGIDKEGIQQLSLWGGLSGILMGALALSRDRTRYTHFIDQMLDLFADYYKPQLKAAVEAISTGVDMFHYDVIQGWSGMGRCLLNFIDHPRIREAVEDILKYCVLVAQPKIVDGQLVPGWHIPSRFLIHQHERELYPNGLFNCGLSHGIPGVLAFLSISYEQGIAVEGQDEAIDTVAHWLIQWAREDKYGLMWPACISWEEQIAGTFLREPKSREAWCYGSPGVARSLWLAGTAVDQQEWKDTALAAMLATFKRPEQEWNLFSPIFCHGWSGLLQITSRMWKESGHEDLRRERNRLIQRILDSYQPNAPFRYLDVVPVDGQLVELSKPGLLEGLAGISLALLDTVFESEMAWDSIFLIK; encoded by the coding sequence ATGACAAAAGTAGATCTGATCGGTTTAGAAGAAGACGCGCTGAAGGAGAAAGTGCTGTCCGAGGTGATTGAAGCAGCCGCTGTACTTAGAGACCGTGAATACGTCCGGGAAAGGGTGTTACAGGAGGCAGAGAAGACGGAGTTGCACTCCTTGTTAGGAGTCTCCTGGGGAGACTTGAGCCTGTCTCATGGATTGCCGGGTCTTTGTATATTGTTTGGACAGTTGGATCGCATGGATCCCGATCAGGGTTATGACGAGATAGGACACCAATATATGCTGGATATGAAGGCTGGAATCGACAAGGAAGGCATTCAGCAGCTTTCTTTATGGGGCGGGCTATCGGGGATCCTTATGGGGGCGCTAGCTTTATCGCGTGATCGTACCCGGTATACACATTTTATAGACCAGATGCTGGATTTGTTTGCGGATTATTATAAACCGCAGCTGAAGGCTGCTGTAGAAGCCATATCAACCGGAGTTGATATGTTTCACTATGATGTGATCCAGGGGTGGAGCGGCATGGGGCGTTGTTTGTTAAACTTCATAGACCATCCCAGAATTAGAGAGGCCGTAGAAGATATATTGAAATACTGTGTGCTTGTTGCCCAGCCTAAAATTGTAGACGGTCAGCTTGTACCAGGATGGCATATTCCTTCCCGCTTTCTCATCCATCAACATGAGCGTGAGTTATATCCTAACGGCCTGTTTAATTGCGGATTGAGCCACGGAATTCCTGGAGTATTGGCTTTCCTGTCGATTTCTTATGAACAAGGCATAGCTGTTGAGGGGCAAGATGAAGCGATCGATACGGTTGCCCATTGGCTTATTCAATGGGCTAGGGAGGATAAATACGGGCTTATGTGGCCTGCTTGTATCAGCTGGGAAGAACAGATAGCCGGGACATTCTTGAGGGAGCCCAAAAGCCGAGAAGCCTGGTGTTATGGTTCACCCGGTGTCGCAAGGTCACTATGGCTAGCCGGTACTGCGGTAGATCAACAAGAATGGAAAGATACAGCATTAGCCGCAATGCTTGCGACTTTTAAAAGACCCGAACAAGAGTGGAATCTGTTCTCTCCAATATTTTGCCATGGGTGGAGTGGACTGCTGCAAATTACGAGTCGGATGTGGAAAGAGAGCGGACACGAGGACTTGCGGCGAGAACGCAACCGGCTTATTCAACGTATTCTTGATTCGTATCAGCCCAATGCCCCATTTAGATATTTAGATGTCGTTCCCGTGGATGGACAGTTGGTGGAATTAAGCAAACCAGGACTTTTGGAAGGTTTGGCAGGAATCAGTCTAGCACTATTGGATACTGTATTTGAGAGCGAAATGGCATGGGACTCTATTTTTCTTATAAAATAA
- a CDS encoding ABC transporter ATP-binding protein: MILNVVKGLIPAALLLATQNLINSVIIAHGNGVFEGVITSFIWLVAITLFNELLGYTDNYFHHLFETMLSNEVNIKIMEKSIKLSLATFEDAEVQDQLTRAQSEANSRPYQIFMTILSLISGTVTLISTAAILLVWRWWVAVILILLPVASFVSYLKLGQREFDVHFKRAPKMRESWYLSFLLTKDASFKEIKLYNLGNYLLGHYQAIYRQFFAEDKKLALRRFSLSSAFQLLNLAVISSVILLVLWSAYTGEIMIGSLVAMVQAVSNTQSSSQGVLQHLLSLCQHNLYMQQLFAFLDLKVENTGSRLETGDPWNYRIKQLELKGVSFKYPKSSRNAVQEISLQLNQGETLALVGKNGSGKSTLVKLLTQLYQDYAGEILINGYPARNLDQTQLLRKIGVVFQDFVHYEMPMRHNIGFGEVQQVDHDEELMEAARKAGILPLVNRLPQGLDTQMGKWFEEGHQLSGGQWQRVAIARAYIRNADLYILDEPSAFLDPEAEYEVFQMFRELVADRMGIFISHRFSSVRYADKIAVMDEGRIVEYGSHYELMAMRGLYHELYTMQASAYLDNEKVVEI, from the coding sequence TTGATCTTAAATGTGGTAAAGGGCCTCATTCCCGCTGCGTTGCTGCTGGCGACCCAGAACCTGATCAACAGTGTGATTATCGCACATGGTAATGGCGTCTTTGAAGGTGTTATCACCTCCTTTATCTGGCTGGTGGCCATTACCTTATTCAACGAGCTTTTAGGCTATACGGATAACTATTTTCATCATTTGTTTGAAACCATGCTCTCCAATGAAGTGAATATCAAAATTATGGAGAAATCTATAAAGCTGTCCCTGGCGACATTTGAAGATGCTGAAGTTCAAGACCAGCTAACTAGGGCGCAAAGCGAAGCGAATAGCCGGCCTTACCAGATATTTATGACGATTCTCTCTCTAATTAGCGGGACGGTTACGCTCATTTCTACTGCAGCTATCTTATTAGTCTGGCGGTGGTGGGTGGCAGTGATATTGATCCTGCTGCCTGTAGCTTCATTTGTCTCCTATTTAAAATTAGGCCAGCGCGAGTTTGACGTTCATTTCAAGCGGGCCCCCAAAATGCGGGAATCCTGGTATCTATCTTTCTTATTAACTAAAGATGCTAGCTTCAAAGAAATCAAACTGTACAATCTGGGCAATTATTTGCTGGGTCACTATCAGGCAATATACCGGCAGTTTTTTGCTGAAGATAAGAAGCTGGCGCTTCGAAGGTTTTCGCTTTCCAGCGCTTTTCAGCTGCTTAATCTTGCGGTGATCAGTTCCGTTATCCTCCTCGTGTTATGGTCTGCTTATACCGGAGAAATCATGATCGGCAGTCTTGTAGCCATGGTGCAGGCTGTAAGCAATACACAATCCTCTTCCCAGGGAGTGCTTCAGCACTTACTATCGCTCTGCCAACACAACCTATATATGCAACAGCTATTTGCATTTCTGGACTTGAAGGTGGAGAACACAGGCAGCCGTCTGGAAACGGGAGATCCTTGGAATTACAGAATAAAACAGTTAGAGCTTAAAGGAGTTAGTTTTAAGTACCCCAAAAGCTCCAGAAATGCTGTTCAAGAGATCAGTCTTCAGCTGAACCAAGGAGAGACGCTGGCCTTGGTCGGCAAAAATGGCTCGGGCAAGTCGACTTTGGTGAAATTACTCACTCAACTGTACCAAGATTATGCCGGGGAAATTCTCATTAATGGATACCCTGCTCGGAACTTGGATCAAACCCAGCTATTGCGGAAGATCGGTGTGGTTTTTCAGGATTTTGTACATTATGAAATGCCTATGAGGCATAACATTGGGTTTGGTGAGGTTCAACAGGTAGATCATGACGAAGAGCTTATGGAGGCTGCAAGGAAAGCTGGGATTTTACCTTTGGTTAACCGGCTTCCTCAAGGGCTGGATACGCAAATGGGCAAGTGGTTTGAGGAAGGACATCAGCTCTCTGGAGGGCAGTGGCAGCGGGTTGCCATCGCCAGGGCTTATATCCGAAATGCCGATCTTTACATTTTGGATGAACCTAGCGCGTTTTTGGACCCGGAAGCAGAGTATGAAGTTTTCCAAATGTTTAGAGAGCTTGTGGCAGACCGGATGGGCATATTTATATCCCATCGTTTCTCGTCTGTTCGGTACGCAGATAAAATCGCTGTTATGGATGAAGGAAGAATTGTGGAGTACGGCAGTCATTACGAGTTAATGGCGATGAGAGGTCTATATCACGAATTGTATACCATGCAGGCTTCGGCTTATCTAGATAATGAAAAGGTGGTGGAAATATGA
- a CDS encoding lantibiotic dehydratase encodes MPDSSLMTLERVQASYSFKTTDFFMFRTPLLPLDFYDAFFSSQEERKQDRTLNEYQARASYLVKNALHPIIREAIAVSSPSLLASLDNFDFSFSHKKSMQRVRSLIRYLIRITTRPTPFGLLSGLDYGTFTDHTQLVLEPLGSYKKYTRPDMEWLLKLMSDLEKDDRVIGAITVQSNTSVYRMGSRLKNPYHTGYGQNLKVGKSFQNDSVTIRWTPVVEDVLDKAQTPLPFHELVDWVYNQYPDTDREVIKPFLKELIRQEFLMTSLRPPLMNTEPFSYFLQELGKINGIEDIKDALDMLYKMLQDYNGLPIGEGETELRNMQQFMKQIHETKDLLQVDLSLAGQPLHIHNSVQMEIERTADVLWRLSPTMTGSIHIQSYLNDFMEHYGVDQEIPLVELLDPDLGLGAPATYLYPPSSRTLGQKPEIFHKKRDVLVEEWIQHAIRENGMEIELTEEKIHQLQEAELQEHELPTSMELYFNLFAASSSAVDQGDYQLTLAANPGSLGAGKTFGRFMHMMDEPMKDKLKRLHEEEKRLSEDEIWVELVYLPSAGRSANLVISENNSFYELAIGTHSSKSEKHTLAVTDILVGCHDNCFYLKSKSLGKRIIPHINNMLDWTKAPNLYRFLADLAFEGKRRWSPLHWTSKETLPFVPRFRVGRVVLLPAEWRLNHSTLEVDERMSLEEWMHSFTAWRKRMNIPQYVFLREEDHRLLLNLDQILHVDLIRQEYERLQPGELIRLTETGMHPEDHCCTGPEGRYMTEFVVPLVRSKASAQGSGSSVPLVKHDYIPRAERLQLPGSDWLYVKLYGFSQRQEELIAGPLYNFVRESLQEGWTDQFFFIRYYDEGSHLRIRFHGSSAGLVQKGIPKLYQWARSLQQEGLLSRMVIDSYDPEIERYGGRALISAAESVFSQDSLMVTEWIRNKQSGLLEMDYDFFGIVSVMDILEQFSYVLSDSMDWLIPGADHKEHLDLYRKYRTRLLSWTEPGLFKASDNTDRPLVMQSLEGRRASIREYAEQVRRIGLQGDLRNHPQHLVRSIIHMHLNRLIGTDRAREWRILTLVRHTMRNLAQIRGVKS; translated from the coding sequence ATGCCGGATTCAAGTCTAATGACACTAGAAAGAGTACAAGCGTCCTATTCTTTCAAAACAACAGACTTTTTCATGTTTCGTACTCCTTTATTACCGCTCGATTTCTACGATGCTTTTTTCTCTAGTCAGGAAGAAAGAAAGCAGGATCGTACTCTAAATGAGTATCAGGCTCGTGCTAGTTACCTTGTGAAAAATGCGCTTCATCCCATCATTCGGGAAGCGATTGCGGTCTCAAGCCCCAGTCTGCTAGCTTCCCTCGACAATTTTGATTTCTCTTTCAGCCATAAGAAGAGCATGCAGCGAGTTCGCAGTTTAATTCGTTATCTGATACGCATAACAACCCGTCCAACCCCTTTTGGATTGCTGTCAGGTCTTGATTATGGCACCTTTACTGATCATACCCAGTTGGTTCTAGAACCTTTAGGAAGCTACAAGAAATACACACGTCCCGATATGGAATGGTTACTGAAATTAATGAGTGATCTGGAAAAGGATGACCGGGTGATCGGCGCCATTACGGTTCAAAGCAACACCTCGGTTTACAGAATGGGGAGCAGATTGAAAAATCCTTATCATACAGGGTATGGACAAAATTTAAAAGTAGGAAAATCATTTCAGAACGATTCTGTGACGATACGCTGGACTCCGGTTGTTGAAGACGTATTAGATAAAGCTCAAACACCTCTTCCTTTTCATGAATTAGTAGATTGGGTTTACAATCAATATCCTGATACTGACCGTGAAGTGATTAAGCCATTTTTAAAAGAGCTCATTCGCCAGGAATTCTTAATGACTTCGCTGCGGCCTCCATTAATGAATACAGAGCCTTTCTCTTACTTCTTGCAAGAGCTCGGGAAAATTAACGGGATAGAAGATATTAAGGATGCATTAGATATGCTTTACAAGATGCTGCAGGACTATAACGGGTTGCCGATCGGAGAAGGGGAGACCGAGCTGAGAAACATGCAGCAATTCATGAAGCAAATCCATGAAACCAAGGATCTCCTGCAAGTAGATTTGTCTTTGGCTGGTCAACCTCTTCACATCCACAACTCCGTTCAAATGGAAATTGAACGTACGGCAGATGTTCTATGGAGACTATCACCTACTATGACGGGGTCCATTCATATACAATCGTATCTTAATGATTTTATGGAGCATTATGGGGTCGATCAGGAAATTCCATTAGTGGAATTGTTGGATCCTGATTTAGGGTTGGGAGCGCCAGCAACTTATTTATATCCCCCTTCCAGTCGAACACTGGGACAGAAACCAGAGATTTTTCATAAAAAAAGGGATGTCTTAGTGGAAGAGTGGATTCAACATGCGATTAGGGAAAACGGTATGGAGATTGAGCTGACAGAGGAGAAGATCCATCAGCTTCAGGAAGCGGAACTCCAAGAACACGAACTGCCTACCTCCATGGAGCTCTATTTTAACCTATTTGCTGCCTCTAGCTCTGCTGTGGATCAAGGGGATTATCAACTTACTCTTGCCGCTAATCCTGGCTCCCTGGGAGCAGGAAAGACGTTCGGACGTTTCATGCATATGATGGACGAGCCTATGAAAGACAAGCTTAAGCGATTACATGAAGAGGAAAAGAGGCTTAGCGAGGATGAAATCTGGGTAGAGCTTGTTTATTTGCCTTCAGCTGGACGTTCCGCAAATTTAGTCATCAGTGAAAATAACTCGTTCTATGAATTGGCCATAGGTACGCATTCTTCAAAGTCTGAGAAACATACCCTTGCCGTTACGGATATTTTGGTAGGCTGCCATGATAATTGCTTTTATCTGAAATCGAAGTCACTAGGCAAACGAATTATACCTCATATTAACAACATGCTTGACTGGACTAAAGCTCCTAACCTATACCGGTTTCTAGCGGATCTGGCCTTTGAAGGCAAACGAAGATGGTCTCCCCTCCACTGGACCAGCAAGGAGACTCTCCCGTTTGTCCCGCGCTTTCGCGTAGGGCGCGTAGTGCTGCTCCCGGCTGAATGGAGGCTTAATCACAGTACCCTTGAAGTGGATGAGAGGATGTCACTCGAAGAGTGGATGCATAGTTTCACAGCCTGGCGGAAGAGAATGAATATCCCTCAGTACGTCTTTTTGAGAGAAGAGGATCATCGTCTGCTGCTAAATCTGGATCAGATCCTCCATGTGGATTTAATTCGCCAGGAATATGAACGGTTGCAGCCTGGTGAGTTGATTCGCTTAACAGAAACCGGAATGCACCCGGAAGATCACTGCTGTACAGGCCCCGAAGGCAGATATATGACAGAGTTCGTAGTGCCGCTGGTCAGATCTAAAGCTTCAGCCCAAGGTTCGGGTTCTTCCGTTCCCCTTGTTAAGCATGATTATATTCCAAGGGCAGAGCGTCTGCAGCTTCCAGGTAGTGACTGGCTGTATGTCAAATTGTATGGTTTTAGTCAGCGGCAAGAAGAGCTTATTGCGGGTCCACTGTACAATTTTGTTAGAGAGTCCTTGCAAGAGGGATGGACAGACCAATTTTTCTTTATTCGTTACTATGATGAGGGCTCACATTTGCGGATTAGATTTCACGGGAGTTCTGCGGGGTTAGTCCAGAAGGGGATTCCCAAGCTCTATCAGTGGGCGAGAAGCCTTCAGCAGGAAGGCTTACTATCGCGGATGGTTATTGATAGCTATGATCCTGAAATTGAGAGATACGGAGGTAGGGCGCTTATTTCGGCGGCCGAGAGCGTATTTAGCCAGGATAGTCTTATGGTTACGGAGTGGATTCGGAACAAGCAGTCAGGTTTGCTCGAGATGGATTATGACTTCTTTGGCATCGTGAGTGTGATGGATATTTTGGAGCAATTCAGCTATGTGTTATCTGATTCTATGGATTGGCTTATCCCCGGGGCAGATCATAAGGAACATTTGGATTTATACCGTAAATACCGTACTAGGCTGCTAAGCTGGACTGAACCTGGTCTATTCAAGGCTTCGGACAATACCGACCGCCCTCTGGTCATGCAGTCGCTTGAGGGAAGGCGCGCTTCGATTCGGGAGTATGCTGAACAGGTGCGGAGGATCGGCTTGCAGGGAGACTTGCGGAATCATCCGCAGCACTTAGTAAGAAGTATCATTCACATGCATTTAAACCGGTTGATTGGAACAGACCGGGCTAGAGAATGGCGGATTTTGACCCTGGTTAGACACACCATGAGGAACTTAGCGCAGATACGAGGTGTGAAGTCATGA
- a CDS encoding MerR family transcriptional regulator translates to MKSYSISEVAKELNLTPYTLRYYDKEGLMPFVERTPSGTRSFKESDIEALKVIECLKCTGMPIKEIKNFIDWCSEGDATLQQRYDMFMERKATVEAQMEELKKTMEVIEHKCSYYRTALDAGTEDIHKNHKIASAFTK, encoded by the coding sequence ATGAAGAGCTATTCTATCAGCGAAGTTGCCAAGGAATTGAATCTTACCCCATATACTTTGCGTTACTACGACAAGGAGGGGCTTATGCCCTTTGTAGAACGGACACCCAGCGGAACTAGATCATTTAAGGAATCTGATATTGAGGCTTTAAAAGTCATTGAATGTTTGAAATGTACTGGGATGCCGATCAAGGAAATTAAAAATTTCATTGATTGGTGTTCTGAGGGAGATGCTACATTGCAGCAAAGATATGACATGTTCATGGAGCGCAAAGCCACTGTAGAAGCACAGATGGAAGAACTGAAAAAGACCATGGAAGTCATTGAACATAAATGCTCATATTATAGGACTGCATTGGATGCCGGGACGGAGGATATTCATAAGAATCACAAAATAGCGAGTGCCTTTACGAAATAG
- a CDS encoding NAD(P)-dependent alcohol dehydrogenase encodes MITAKARAVDGPDQPFRTAEIKRRDLDSHDVLIEIKYAGICHSDIHTAHGEWGPVNYPLVPGHEIAGIITAVGPEVTKYKVGDRVGVGCMVDSCGECENCRKGEEQYCLKGNIPTYAGVDKYGEPTQGGYSTHIVVTEGFVVRIPDNIELDAAAPLLCAGITTYSPLNHWGAGPGKKVAVVGMGGLGHMAVQIAHAMGAEVTVLSQSLKKKEDGLQLGADNYYATSDPETFEKLAGHFDLIINTVSASIDMDAYFSLLTLDGTLVNVGAPGEPLSVNVMSLIGHRRSFAGSMIGGIRETQEMLDFCAEHSIVPKIEVITADQIDEAYKRVLASDVKYRFVIDISTM; translated from the coding sequence ATGATCACTGCAAAAGCACGAGCTGTCGATGGTCCAGACCAACCGTTTCGCACGGCTGAAATTAAACGACGGGATCTGGATTCCCACGACGTCCTAATTGAAATTAAGTATGCCGGCATATGCCATTCCGATATTCACACAGCCCATGGAGAATGGGGTCCGGTAAACTACCCGCTGGTACCAGGACATGAGATCGCAGGAATTATCACAGCTGTGGGACCAGAAGTTACAAAGTACAAAGTCGGTGACCGAGTTGGGGTTGGCTGTATGGTTGATTCCTGCGGCGAATGTGAGAACTGCCGTAAAGGCGAAGAGCAATACTGTCTCAAAGGAAATATCCCTACTTACGCTGGTGTAGACAAATACGGTGAGCCAACCCAAGGTGGATATTCTACTCACATTGTCGTAACCGAAGGTTTTGTCGTTAGAATTCCAGACAACATTGAGCTTGATGCAGCTGCTCCATTACTGTGCGCAGGGATTACGACCTATTCGCCGTTAAACCACTGGGGAGCGGGTCCAGGTAAAAAAGTAGCGGTTGTGGGAATGGGCGGTCTTGGCCATATGGCGGTCCAAATTGCACATGCTATGGGAGCCGAGGTGACCGTTCTCTCACAATCCTTGAAGAAAAAAGAGGATGGGCTACAGTTAGGCGCAGACAACTACTATGCCACAAGCGATCCAGAAACATTTGAAAAGCTTGCCGGGCACTTTGATCTGATCATTAACACGGTAAGTGCAAGTATCGATATGGATGCTTATTTCTCCCTGCTCACGCTGGATGGAACTTTAGTGAACGTTGGTGCCCCTGGGGAGCCGCTGTCAGTCAATGTGATGTCCCTCATAGGACATCGCCGTTCGTTTGCCGGTTCCATGATTGGAGGCATTCGCGAGACACAGGAAATGCTGGATTTCTGTGCAGAGCACAGCATCGTGCCTAAGATCGAAGTCATAACGGCCGACCAGATTGACGAAGCCTACAAGCGCGTACTAGCTTCAGATGTGAAGTATAGATTCGTAATTGACATTAGTACAATGTAA